The DNA window CATCGTCTTTAGTCTGGCAGTGATTGTCATGCCCAATGGCGTAGACCGCGGGACCCCAACGCCCCTCAATGACGGACGGAAGGACTTGTTTCCGTCCCTTGTCATCTGGCGCCTGATTACCAGTTTCTGAGTCAACACCATGCCCTCCTCAGAGTGAGGCTCGCGCACTACTACTCCGAGGAGGTCCCTTGGTATATGACTCACTGCTAGGTAATCGAGGCAACGGCCGTTCCGCCTATTTACACCGTCCGTGTACACGTAGGTTCGACCACCTCTTGTCACCACGCGCAGGACCCAGTTGGGAAGGGCTCGCGTGCCGTCAGCCAGCCCACGTTCCATTCGTCTTGTGAGACGGCCGAGACCTATTCCGCCGCACTCCGCTCTCGGTAGCAACCCGGGACGTGGGTTACTGACCTTACGGCCTCGTTCTCCGCTCTCCGGGATACGCTTTCTCCGCTCCCCGGCGTCTCTGGACCTCTTCCCCACCATAGTCCCGGGGGGGAGAGTGCTGGAGAGCCCGCGCGTACTCACAGCTACATCTCCTCCAGTCAGATGCCCTACTGAGGTTCCGACCTTTGTGAACCGTATAGCCGCGCCCACCGATTCGTCATTACCGGACACTCGCACGACGTGGATGCCCAGCTCGCCGGCGAGCGCAGCTTTTTCAGCTCCCCCACCTCCCTTACTATTGCGTCCACGGTCGTGGGCGAAACGTGTCCGGAAGCCAAGGCCGATGAGTTTTCTGATACCGCCCCCCTTGCATTCGTTTCCCCGCCTATCTCCCGGCGACCCGAAGAGTTTGACACCGACGAGATCTACGTGCGCGGCGGAGCGAAGGAGTCCGGAGCTTACGTCGATGCCCAGTGCATGCAGGTAACACATAGGGTATGCTGAACTGGATTTTATGAACCCCACCCGCCCCAACATGGAGACAACGTCCCTTTCGACGCTACCGTCCTCGACACCCAGTACGTCCCGGACTCTGCCTGGGACACCTCCGGGAAGGAGAGTCGCGTTCTGTGGGGACGTCCACAGCCCACCCTCTCCCTTAACTGTGGTTAGAAGCGTGGGCAGCTTAAGCAACGTACGGACATCCGCCCTAATTGAGTCGACTATGTGTATCAGGGCTTTCCTCCGGATATAGGGAGCGGCAACGTGAAGCGCACATAGGCACGCATCAGCACTGTATGTTGAATGTTCGCCGTATAGGTAGGAGGGCTTCCTAACTGGCTCCCAAAGTTCCGGCTCCGTGTCGATTACATATATCGtagttgaaaaagaaggccTGAATATAATGAGCGACCCCTGGTCAACCGCGAACGAGCGCCTAACCCCCGAGGGACCGAGGTCTGATATCCCCGCCACATGTATCGAGTTGTCAGGACCGTCCACCACGAAGTAAGGGCACAAGTTTGACGTAGTTGGTGCGGTTAGAGAAACGACCCAAAGGGCGTCACGGGCCATCGTTTCGTAGGATTGCGCGAGGGTCACACGCCCCATGGCTGCGTTGAGGGCCTCGTCGACTGAGAGTTCCGGATATAACTTCAGAGGGCGAGGGAGCTCGCTGACGTAGGGAGCCCCAGGGAGTTTCTCTTGGCGTTGCATCCTGGAGTACAACCGTGTTAACTCCCGACGATTGGTCACGGTAAGAGTTCTTGATAGTCGTATGGCTTCTCTTATTGAGCCGTGGACAATTGAGAAGCGACGAAGGTAGATAGCCATTCCCTTCACCACACTCTCAGTCGCGACGTAACCCCCCCACCGATTCACTGATTCCTTGAGCGTAGCCATTGTTAACTCAACATCACACCTGACACCTTTGAACTTCGTTAACTCACCCGCTAGTGACAACAAGTTCAGTATATGGTTAGTCTCCGCAGACGGATTTAAGGCATACGACCGTCGATTGAACAGCGAGACACCGGGGCGGTATTTTAGCCAATTTGACGACGAATCGTCAAATACACCCACATGCCCCCCCACTAACCTGAGGACTACGCTGGGCCCCCTGTCTGTGTAGGATATCACCACCGTGACACAGGTGTTCGACGCGTCCGGCGACGACCCATCCCACACACGCACATCATTTATAATCGACCCGGCGAAGTGTCTGTAGACGGCGTCGGAGTCGTAAGGAACAAACCCGACTAACGGTTGTGGAGAACTAATACGCAACCTGACATGGAGGGGGGCACATCCCAAGAAGAGGGCCTCACAAAGCTCAACCGCATGCTTAGCGTCTCCTAGATTCACCTCGGCCGACAATTCGGCAGAAAGGTTCGAGATTGTCTTAACACTAACCATTTCGATGACTGTGAGGCTCCCTAAGGACAACATCGGCTTGCTGTAGTACGATGACGAGCACACGTGCGACCACAACAAAAAGCTATCTATCCCCGAGCGGGACATTGTATGCCCGCGCACCCGAGAGCCAATCCTGGATATTGCGTCACCATATGACGAGCGCGCGCGATTTTCGCGTGCTCGTGTGCGTACGCCGGAAAGCGACGACACGATGCCCCTGGCGATGTTCGCTGAGTTGCTCAGTGCATCCGGCGGAATAGCGACCGAAAGAGTTAGCGCCACCATCGGTCCGAACACAAAGTGGGGACTACCGTTATAGAACCGACAGACAGAGGCCCGAGTGAAACGTGCGCCCGGCCGGATGTTAACCGGGGGGTGGCGGAACCTCCTAATCCAGGAATGTAGGGGGACGCGGGGGCTCAAGCTAGAGGCAGTAATGTAGACCGTATCGAACCTTTTCTGAAGAACCGTGGGGTGCAACAAAAAGTGAATTTATTTGCATCCTGTAGTCTTTGCAAAGCAATTGAAGGAATACTTCCGACGACGAGAAGGGAGGAAAAATGTTCTCTGCTAAGTGACGCGCTCACTATAGTATAAGTAATCTCGAGGATCCAGGTGCTTTGATTGGTCCGACAGTGTCCAGGCTTTTAGAACTTTTCAAGAACAGGCCAGTCTTTTCTGCGCAGGATTTCCCAGGCAAACGTGTGTGGAGGTGTCACTACAAGTGGAAAACTAAGGATGCTCCGGGATAGTCCCGGATCAATCAATGGTAGAGGGCACACGAGTTTCGCAAATAGATTGCACTGTGTTGTTAAATATTGAACAATATATGCATGCATGCTAATTTGGAAATTGTTTTACCTGAGACAACTTCGGAGCACCTGTCAGGATCAGTTCTTACATTTAATAGTGCCAATCCTTGTGCTGCAGTTGGAGTCGTATGATGGTTGTTTTGCGATTGTAATCCAATGACAGCGGTTGAGTCCGGTAAAGAAAGTCGAGCGATAGGTCACTAAcgtgaaaaagagaaaaaagagaATCCAACTAGTTTCTTATTGCGCAGAAAGCTTTGTTTGCGTATCCTTTTCTAATGTAAAGGCAACGTAGAACAAGAGTTGTGCTTATGTTAATGTAAAGGTTTGTTCCATACCATGCAATCCATTTTACCGAAAAAGTGGCCGAGGATAACGACTCGTCTTACCCTACCAACCCCTGTATTTGGCGTGAACTGTAAAGCCATCTTTACGTGACATAACCATTAGCACGTGCTTCTTCTATTCTAATCATCTACTTGCTTTACTCACAGAGATATTGAACGGCTAGCACTCGCGTGGCCTCTTTTCCGTGCTAACCCTGGCCGCTGTTATCCATTAGCGTTCAATTCACAGCTAGTGTAGAACGGAATGATAAGGCCTAACCCTGATATACAACCCTAGGTAAATTGAACTTCCCGCTACGCTACTACTGCAATAATTCATGCGAACCAGCCTCCTCCATTTTCGAGACCGTGGATGCATCTCACTTCTTTTCGAGAGAAAACGTTGGCTAGCAAACGGACTCACTTCGTGTTGCACTTCGTGTCACTCCTAACCTTCTTTCTTGTGCTTTACAGAAATCATCATGTCGAACAACGAACTGGATGATGCGGAGAATCGTCCGCCCGTTTACGCTAACGCGGCTTTCAACGGTCGCTTGCCCACCATCACGGGTCGCACCGTGGAGGACGTAGGTCGTAGCTCGAGGCGCGTGAGCGCAGCGACTGTCAATCTGGGCATATCCACCGATACCTGCACTGCTGTCGAAGTTGGTCGGGAAGTCATCTTTCATCATCGTTTGGTGCAGCAAGTTGCGGGTTCCGACGTTGCCCCAGCTTGGTTCCTTCCGGCGTTGCAGACGGCTTTGGCacccatccaaaacaacttGACGCAGCTCAAGGATGGCATGACGCAGCTCAAAGAAGACGTGACGCAGCTCAAAGAAGACGTGACACAGCTCAAAGAAGACGTGACGCAGCTCAAGGACCGCGTAGACCAAGTTGGCAAGGAAACTCTCGGTATCAAGAACGACGCGATTCGTCGGGACAACCAGCAACGCCGCACCTTTTGTCGCACCGTTGTGTTTCCTGTTGTCATTGAAGCTGGAGGACTTGTTGGTATTGGTGAGACCCCATCGGTCTTGCACTTTGGGATAGCAGAGGACACCTTTCGTAGTGTGAAAAGTCTTATGCAGCTCAACGGGTCGGATTTGGATCAAATCTACAACGTGTACCGTGAGGAGCCGCTTGCCCATCGTGTTGGACGAAGCACCATGTCACGCCGTGAGGCTGTCATCCGATTAATCTTTGGGACGTTTTAGTCGAAGCAAGCTGCAAGGGATTACAAGCATCCCATCTATCTCCTGCATCGCTGCGGTCGAGACGTGCAAATACAGTGTACTTCTTGGATTCATTCATGGAAAGCATTTATAAGTAATTGTACATAGCATACTATGACTAAAATTCTGGCGTTTGTATTGATGTCCAAAGCTCTTACAGCTAGTCGAGTGGATAATGTGGTAACCGATTGTAGGAATGGCCACGAACTGCATGTCGTCTGGAAGACAAGATCTTCCGACCAAGACAGTGCGAGTGACCTCAccacgtcttcttcttttaATGAATCCTTCGAGGATGACTTCAGCGAAGACGAACAATCCAACGTCCATGCAACGAAGACGAGTTCCGGGACTAGCAATCAAGAGTGTCCAGTATCATTCTTTACCTTTAGGGACACACCGCTCGCTCATTTCCGGGCGCTTCGCAACGGTAACGACAATGAGTCTCCTCCACCACTGCTACTACCGTCACCAACCAGTACAGCACATTCGACTGTTCCCAAACAGAATGAAGGCATTTCTCCCAAGAAGCGATTCATGGATCGGTACAGGCAGACCTCGTTGTCTGACCAATACGCGGAGCAGCGCGGTATGGACGTCGGGAAAAATTCATAGATTCATAGATTCTAAAGATTTCTTGGCTTTTGTGTTTAATGACAGGAATTGATTGTTCCACTTTAAATTCTCTGAGGTCTTCAAGTATCAGGAGCAACAGGAAGGCCTTTGAGCCGTGTCCCGCGGAGTCTGCACCGTCTAAGCCCAATGCCAAAGAAGGGAGGGAGGGAAATGGCCGGAGGTCATGGGaagttttttttttttttttttgaTTAAGGGAGAGTGTTGGGAACTTCGGCAAGCAAGGGTGCTACAGAAGGAGGAACATTCTGACCGGGAACCAGTTGGAACGAGCCTGCAGTAAGCATGGTGCGGGCAAAGTGTTTCATGAGAGGGAAGGCTTGGAGATGCAAGTATCGAAGCATGACATCGGAGCGCCAGCGACCAACCAGCTGGATTATACTGGTATCGACGCGGCCGCAGAGTAATGCCATGGCGCCGCCTGCGCGGGCAGAGCGTGCGGAGACGTCGGCCGGGAGAAACCCCAAGGTAGGACCAATAAGGGTTGCAGAGAGACGGATAGTTTCGGTAATAAGGTGGGAGGTGATAGTGGTCCACCGTCCCTGCCGTCGAACAGAGCATAGAGCCGCGGTGGGCAGGGCCCCGTTGTTT is part of the Phaeodactylum tricornutum CCAP 1055/1 PHATR_bd_4x5 genomic scaffold, whole genome shotgun sequence genome and encodes:
- a CDS encoding predicted protein, with the protein product MSNNELDDAENRPPVYANAAFNGRLPTITGRTVEDVGRSSRRVSAATVNLGISTDTCTAVEVGREVIFHHRLVQQVAGSDVAPAWFLPALQTALAPIQNNLTQLKDGMTQLKEDVTQLKEDVTQLKEDVTQLKDRVDQVGKETLGIKNDAIRRDNQQRRTFCRTVVFPVVIEAGGLVGIGETPSVLHFGIAEDTFRSVKSLMQLNGSDLDQIYNVYREEPLAHRVGRSTMSRREAVIRLIFGTF